A window of the Pararge aegeria chromosome 2, ilParAegt1.1, whole genome shotgun sequence genome harbors these coding sequences:
- the LOC120631591 gene encoding pancreatic triacylglycerol lipase-like — MKLLVIFLALIGLCAGSALPVIPGDNSHYVEGESRYIWMPDGDGVPHLVDLKAPIDEVMLMNRNGAHNTYWLFTRQNPTNRQILINGNANSIRNSNYRGNRPTKVIAHGWNSKGDSDLNPAITAAFLANADVNVIVLDWSRAASGTYTLSVRAVPDVGRHLANFLQFLFNTAGGNWNNVHLVGHSLGAHVVGNAGRFAPSRPVRVTGMDPAGPQWGGNSNALNRNSGVFVESIHTDGGLLGIMDPISHADFYPNGGRNPQPGCWNSACSHSRAHELFASSVRTNHFVGRRCINLQEARNVQCSGASLNMGNALLNKRGSGLHGLRTGSSWPF; from the exons ATGaagttattagttatttttctaGCTCTAATAGGCC TGTGTGCTGGTAGTGCACTACCTGTAATACCAGGGGATAATAGTCACTATGTAGAGGGAGAGAGTCGCTACATTTGGATGCCCGATGGCGATGGTGTGCCCCATCTTGTCGATCTAAAGGCTCCTATTGACGAAGTAATGCTCATGAATAGAAATGGAGCTCATAACACATACTGGTTGTTTACAAG ACAAAACCCAACTAACCGCCAAATCCTTATAAACGGTAACGCAAACTCAATCCGCAACTCCAACTACAGAGGAAACCGACCAACTAAAGTTATTGCTCACGGATGGAACAGCAAAGGAGACTCTGACTTGAACCCTGCTATTACAGCTGCATTTCTTGCGAATGCCGACGTCAACGTTATCGTCCTTGACTGGAGCAGAGCTGCCAGTGGAACATACACCTTATCTGTCCGTGCAGTTCCAGACGTTGGCAGACATTTGGCTAATTTccttcagtttttatttaacacagCTGGGGGAAACTGGAATAACGTCCACTTGGTTGGACACAGTCTGGGAGCTCACGTTGTTGGTAATGCTGGCCGCTTTGCCCCTTCTCGCCCCGTTCGTGTTACTG gaaTGGATCCCGCTGGACCACAATGGGGTGGTAATTCAAACGCTTTAAACCGGAACTCTGGTGTATTTGTTGAGTCCATCCATACGGACGGCGGTCTTCTGGGTATCATGGATCCTATCTCCCACGCTGATTTCTACCCCAATGGAGGGCGAAACCCTCAGCCTGGCTGTTGGAACAGTGCCTGCTCACACAGCCGCGCCCATGAGCTTTTTGCCTCCAGTGTCAGAACAAATCACTTTGTCGGAAGGCGCTGCATCAATCTCCAAGAGGCCCGTAATGTTCAATGCAGTGGTGCATCTTTGAACATGGGCAacgctttattaaataaaagagg
- the LOC120631198 gene encoding pancreatic lipase-related protein 2-like, translated as MPDQNDVPQLVDLEEPVDEVALAEARNGADNQYWLFTRRNPSARQIIVNGNANSVRNSNYNGARALKVIVHGWNNNGNSEVNTYVRDAFLVNGDHNVIVVDWNRLANGAYNNAVRGVPDVGRHLGNFLQWLINTGGGNWNRVHLVGFSLGAHIVGNAGRQVGGRPIRVTGLDPAGPQWGGNANALNRNSGVYVESIHTDGRALGIMDPISNADFYPNGGRSPQPGCGINNACAHGRSYQFFASSVRTNHFIGRQCRNLHEAELATCSGAQLRMGNSDLGKRGNGLFGLVTRANWPY; from the exons ATGCCCGATCAAAATGACGTACCTCAACTCGTTGATCTTGAAGAACCAGTTGACGAGGTGGCACTGGCGGAAGCTAGAAACGGAGCAGACAACCAATACTGGCTCTTCACCAG ACGCAACCCAAGCGCCCGCCAAATTATCGTAAACGGTAACGCGAACTCCGTTCGTAACTCCAACTACAATGGAGCAAGAGCACTTAAAGTAATTGTCCACGGATGGAACAATAATGGAAACTCTGAGGTGAACACCTACGTCAGGGACGCCTTCTTGGTCAACGGAGACCACAATGTCATTGTTGTTGACTGGAACCGTCTCGCCAACGGAGCTTACAATAACGCAGTGCGTGGAGTTCCCGATGTTGGACGCCACCTTGGCAACTTCCTGCAGTGGCTTATCAACACCGGTGGTGGCAATTGGAACCGCGTTCACTTAGTTGGCTTCAGTTTGGGTGCCCATATCGTTGGTAATGCTGGCCGTCAAGTTGGTGGTCGTCCAATTCGTGTCACAG GACTAGATCCTGCCGGTCCTCAATGGGGCGGAAACGCAAATGCACTGAACCGCAACTCCGGAGTTTACGTCGAGTCGATTCACACAGATGGCCGCGCACTTGGCATCATGGACCCTATTTCCAACGCTGACTTCTACCCCAACGGTGGCAGGAGCCCTCAGCCTGGGTGCGGAATCAATAACGCATGTGCCCACGGCCGCTCATATCAGTTCTTTGCCTCAAGTGTGCGAACCAACCACTTTATTGGCAGACAGTGCAGAAACCTGCATGAAGCCGAACTTGCCACCTGCAGTGGTGCACAGCTCCGCATGGGTAACTCCGATTTAGGAAAACGGGG caatGGTCTATTTGGACTGGTGACTCGTGCCAACTGGCCGTATTAA
- the LOC120634618 gene encoding uncharacterized protein LOC120634618, whose protein sequence is MSLKVTLGLFVTYLALANGASILDYLDWDGGKKLIDVPELRNDQPNRNCMCKGPACVCCVDFNITFVDLGGPGCVHMKYVSPEEGFSVNVSYGKNLIHTSKIQGANPAPICLEVFGKFAQVCAKFNDLAPTADGLRGCLELEPRLLGEAQLEFPIGCFKSTAGGMEMEDPPAEPEEATEETATEESTFDVGFLTDLVITAEKGIAFLSNFLDIPTKRNETTTIKPITSTAQDSSQRRAPKNIKHPNHL, encoded by the exons ATGTCCCTTAAAGTGACACTTGGTTTGTTTGTGACGTACCTTGCGCTTGCTAACGGAGCCAGCATTTTAG ACTATCTGGACTGGGATGGCGGTAAGAAACTGATTGATGTACCAGAGCTACGCAATGATCAGCCAAACAGGAACTGCATGTGCAAAGGCCCAGCCTGCGTGTGCTGTGTTGATTTCAACATCACATTCGTAGATCTTGGTGGACCTG GATGCGTACATATGAAATATGTGTCACCGGAAGAAGGATTCTCGGTGAACGTGTCTTATGGCAAAAATCTTATCCACACTTCTAAAATACAAG GTGCCAATCCAGCACCAATATGCCTGGAGGTCTTTGGGAAGTTTGCTCAAGTCTGCGCCAAGTTCAATGACTTAGCTCCTACTGCAGACGGCCTTCGTGGTTGTCTTGAGCTTGAACCTAGATTGCTTGGAGAAGCTCAACTGGAGTTCCCGATCGGCTGTTTCAAATCGACTGCTGGGGGAATGGAAATGGAAGATCCTCCCGCAGAACCAGAAGA gGCGACTGAAGAAACCGCAACGGAAGAAAGCACTTTTGATGTAGGATTCTTAACGGACTTAGTTATAACTGCGGAAAAGGGTATCGCATTCCTCAGTAACTTTCTAGATATCCCCACAAAAAGAAATGAAACTACAACAATCAAACCTATTACTAGCACAGCTCAAGACAGTTCTCAAAGAAGGGCTCCAAAGAACATCAAACACCCCAACCATTTGTGA
- the LOC120630310 gene encoding pancreatic lipase-related protein 2-like, whose translation MIIATKHHCCFWSQRCGFELLYSSVIATPLKYSTDNNYSLQVSQDMFNTTNLEDRINEDNIVVSNDMIVNEYWLFTRKNPTLPQVIVDGDVNSILNSNYDAKKPLKVVAHGWNKNGHALSNRMITSAYLETSDVNVIVIDWRVAASGDYVEAALRIPATGRALGNFLKWMLRNAGGNLNALHLIGYSFGAHIMSSAGRVLGGRPIRVTGLDPAGPGWSGNSYALNTAAGQYVEVIHTNIMIRGITEPIGHTDFYPNGGQSQPGCDDSACSHARSFHFFASSVRTDHFIARRCTGLLQATQNNCIGGEFNMGNGILDKNGRGIYALTTGSSWPF comes from the exons ATGATTATTGCCACCAAGCATCATTGCTGTTTCTGGTCACAAAGGTGTGGTTTCGAGT TACTCTACAGTAGTGTGATTGCAACACCATTGAAATATAgtactgataataattatagtctGCAGGTTTCTCAAGATATGTTCAACACAACCAACCTCGAAGACAGGATCAATGAAGATAATATTGTTGTTAGTAATGATATGATAGTAAATGAATATTGGCTGTTTACTAG GAAAAATCCCACATTGCCTCAGGTCATTGTCGATGGAGATGTAAATTCTATCTTGAATTCGAACTACGATGCGAAGAAACCACTTAAAGTAGTAGCACATGGATGGAACAAAAATGGGCATGCATTATCGAACAGAATGATAACATCCGCATATTTGGAAACATCTGACGTTAACGTTATTGTAATAGACTGGAGAGTAGCTGCGAGTGGAGACTATGTTGAAGCTGCTTTAAGGATTCCCGCAACTGGTCGGGCGCTTGGAAATTTCCTCAAATGGATGCTTCGCAACGCTGGTGGAAACTTAAATGCCCTCCATCTAATTGGCTACAGCTTTGGCGCTCATATAATGAGCAGCGCTGGGCGAGTTCTTGGAGGACGACCTATCCGGGTAACTG GTCTAGATCCTGCAGGTCCAGGTTGGAGCGGTAATTCCTATGCCTTGAATACTGCAGCTGGTCAATATGTCGAAgtaatacacacaaatataatGATCCGCGGTATAACAGAACCTATTGGTCATACGGACTTTTATCCTAATGGCGGACAATCTCAACCGGGATGTGATGATAGTGCGTGTAGCCATGCGCGATCTTTTCATTTCTTTGCTTCGAGTGTCCGTACAGATCATTTTATTGCTAGACGATGCACTGGTCTGTTACAAGCTACACAGAACAATTGCATTGGCGGCGAATTTAATATGGGAAACGGAATCTTGGACAAAAATGG AAGGGGAATCTATGCATTAACGACAGGAAGCAGCTGGCCTTTTTGA
- the LOC120630326 gene encoding pancreatic triacylglycerol lipase-like: protein MRVKGVHSELTADKTLPTDIILKNQDDGPRYQYADDSNGAIHLVDLWLSLGDILNVARYNPDSSNVYHLFTRANPSVSQPLVNNNAGLLTRSNYNRNRRTIVLIHGWLNSATSDFNTVLVPALLRAEDLNVIVVDWSRGANAMRYREANENTVSSGGAVARFITWLNQQSGSTLAQYHIIGHGLGGHQAGVVGRNLQRQVPYITGLDPALLGWATNFNKFHRTDGQYTEVIHTNYGMYGYIADLGHMDFYPNGGISMPGCDSNACDHARAFFYMAESITSGGFTGRQCLNYYAAVLMMCSGPRTSRMGGLIPKRGSTGVFLLETNANPPFSQG, encoded by the exons ATGCGTGTAAAAGGAGTACACAGTGAATTGACCGCTGATAAAA CCTTACCAACAGATATAATTCTAAAGAATCAAGACGATGGACCACGTTACCAGTATGCGGATGATTCAAATGGTGCAATTCATCTAGTTGACTTGTGGCTATCTCTCGGAGATATTTTGAATGTAGCCAGATACAATCCTGATTCATCTAACGTTTACCATTTATTCACGAG agCTAACCCATCTGTAAGTCAACCTTTGGTTAACAATAATGCAGGGCTACTCACAAGATCTAACTACAATCGCAATAGAAGAACAATAGTTCTTATCCATGGATGGTTGAATTCAGCGACATCCGATTTCAACACTGTACTAGTACCcg CTTTGTTGAGAGCTGAAGATCTAAACGTTATAGTCGTCGATTGGAGCAGAGGAGCTAATGCTATGAGGTACAGAGAAGCAAATGAAAACACCGTGTCCTCTGGGGGAGCCGTTGCTCGGTTTATTACCTGGTTGAATCAACAATCTGGTTCTACTCTCGCTCAGTATCATATAATAGGCCACGGACTTGGTGGACATCAGGCTGGTGTTGTTGGAAGAAATCTTCAAAGGCAAGTGCCTTATATCACAG GTCTCGATCCAGCTCTTCTTGGTTGGGCAACCAACTTCAACAAGTTTCATCGAACAGACGGTCAGTACACAGAAGTCATCCACACCAACTATGGCATGTACGGCTATATTGCAGATCTGGGACACATGGACTTTTACCCTAACGGAGGTATATCAATGCCGGGCTGTGATTCTAATGCTTGTGACCACGCTAGAGCCTTCTTCTATATGGCAGAATCGATAACATCTGGAGGTTTTACTGGAAGGCAGTGTTTAAACTATTATGCTGCTGTTTTGATGATGTGCTCTGGACCGAGGACTTCAAGAATGGGCGGATTAATCCCTAAAAGAGG GTCAACTGGTGTGTTCTTGCTGGAGACTAATGCCAATCCGCCATTTTCACAGGGCTAG
- the LOC120630318 gene encoding pancreatic triacylglycerol lipase-like: protein MCAITKIALVMCVAATAHSFNLGPTQIVFHLFTRQNPTQSQPLLPSQASLLASGFQYDRPTVLTIHSHGPGVAGNFNAHVVSAYLAVQDINVLAVDWSPGSSTYTTGLASIPQVGRVVAQFVNLLSNDFGYNTANIHIVGVGLGGHAAGIAARMINGNVPRIIALDPSLPGWTHHPDKLTKNDADLVEVIHTTAGLYGYDYPLGDIDFYPNGGAWQVGCVDVSCSHTYAFVFYAESLRADIPNANAPRFVGTACESYEEAIELICTGARDVVFGGTAAKTGVSGIYTFETNITPPFARN from the exons atgtgTGCGATTACAAAAATAGCTCTTGTTATGTGCGTTGCTGCAACAG CGCACAGCTTCAACTTAGGACCAACCCAAATTGTGTTCCATTTGTTCACGAG ACAAAACCCTACGCAAAGTCAACCGCTGCTTCCTTCCCAGGCATCGCTTTTAGCTTCAGGGTTCCAGTACGATCGCCCTACTGTCCTCACAATCCACAGCCATGGCCCAGGCGTTGCTGGAAATTTTAATGCTCATGTTGTTtctg cTTATCTCGCCGTGCAAGACATTAACGTGCTCGCCGTTGACTGGAGCCCTGGTTCTTCTACCTACACTACAGGACTCGCCAGCATTCCCCAAGTTGGCCGTGTTGTCGCCCAGTTTGTAAATCTACTAAGTAATGACTTCGGCTACAATACCGCTAATATTCACATCGTTGGTGTTGGTCTTGGAGGCCATGCTGCAGGTATCGCTGCCCGGATGATAAATGGAAACGTACCTCGCATTATTG CTCTCGATCCATCTCTTCCTGGCTGGACCCATCATCCTGACAAGCTAACCAAAAACGACGCAGACCTTGTAGAAGTCATTCACACCACAGCCGGTCTATATGGTTATGACTATCCTTTGGGCGACATAGACTTTTACCCCAACGGTGGTGCTTGGCAGGTCGGTTGTGTCGACGTTTCCTGCTCTCACACCTACGCCTTCGTCTTTTATGCTGAGTCTCTACGTGCTGACATTCCTAATGCAAACGCACCTAGATTCGTTGGTACTGCTTGTGAATCTTATGAAGAAGCTATTGAGTTGATTTGTACGGGAGCACGCGATGTTGTGTTTGGAGGAACTGCCGCAAAGACAGG CGTAAGCGGCATCTATACGTTCGAGACTAACATAACACCCCCATTTGCCAGGAACTAA